In Chryseobacterium oranimense, a single window of DNA contains:
- a CDS encoding translocation/assembly module TamB yields the protein MKLKINKRKLLRRIAITFISILVFLTLLILSLRLPAVQNFIKDKLVVYLEKKIKTKVSLERVYIGFPNSLIMENLYLKGQDVDTLLAVKKLDVGLNMLKLISSTADITSVDLEGARANVVRKPNGTFNFDYIINAFATSDKEESPSKPFIISLDKISLKDIGVTFNDQQSRNDIQLYFKSFDTRVKTFDLNKNTYAVNDINLDGLKLKLKQDLLEEVSEKVEKKVDSLNNKKPMNIGLRGIKLTNFDIDYGDDNTKTFAKVLFKELSTKVNKLDLENNAYNISNVVLSGADINANLYLPAQNANPKDKKEPEVSKVSDQDKAMKIILGKLVLNDVKAVYNNTAIAPTKQGMDFNHMNFSKMNMEVRSFKMENNTFAGTVNSAEIKEGRGLDIQKFNTDFVYQKKQAYLKDLYLQTPKTLIRDEVILNYESIDQLTANPGAVKISANIKNSRIGFADILNIVPTLRNTVPFSKYPNAILNVNANVQGMVNDLLIKDLKVSGLDQLRVNASGRIRNAMKPENLYYDLRIAELSTEAKTIYNLVPKNTIPSNIALPSHFSIKGNAKGTTKVVKTDLNLYSTFGNAAIVADVDMSRKNRELYDVKANLQAVQVGKIIKNKDIGPITAQISAKGESFDFKNANANLKGHVASAVYKGYRYQNMDLTGKINRGVYHIVLNSKDPNANLNLIASGVYNEKNPTVKINGEVIKLDVNKLGFYEKPMIIAGKIDGDFSSLNPDALNGYLNLKDFAFSDTKEVYPVQEVNLKASSSQDSTKIIFNSQIADVSLIGKYKLTQIFGALTQTINQYYQFQKPTKGQKIDPGQFFTFNAKVKNDDLIRKFVPDLKSFETINLTGNYDADSQKIEVDGQIPQLLYGENSLENIALKVTNENQALQYSLNAGALKSSSFTLKKIAVTGDVADNIINYNVTTKDDKDATQFLIAGNAKSLNDITEISLNPNGLKLNYADWNVAENNKIQISSQGILADNFILTNGSSEISLQSETERPGSPLNVTLKDFKIETITELIKKDTVLARGTINGTAQLRDVTKKMTFTSDLNVSDLIVYGSPVGNLAVKVNNTSPNILNADVALSGNNNDVKILGDYNTSSSTFDLNMAINQLQMKSIQGFSMNAITNTEGYISGNLKITGNTDQPNILGKVKFNDAGLEIAKTGSDFRKINDEIDFTNRGIEFNKFKINDKDGNSLIINGQVLTQTYRDFAFNLDVNAKDFKVVNSEKSNDAMMYGILAIDAGLHVRGNLDLPKVDGRLSVSDDTDFTFVLPQSSPSLQERDGIVEFIDQDQVVLNKTIVADSLKAQSRFKGMDVSVNIEVSKEAKLSIVIDKANGDFVKLQGEADLTGGIDPSGKTTLVGVYEVEKGSYELSVSLLKRKFDIQKGSTITWTGEPTAATMDITAVYKTEAPPIDLVEQQVSGEDASIMNQFKQRIPFNTLLKMKGELLKPQISFDITTDEKNNAVSSTVTDIVDQKLTQLRTQESEMNKQVFALLLLNRFIGENPFESGAGVSAEMLARQSVSKILSQQLNNLASGLIKGVDIDLGLDSSEDYSSGEKNTRTDLNVGVSKKLLNDRLKVSVGSNFALEGEARQNENMTNIAGNVTVDYSLSKDGRYMLRAYRKDEYQVALQGQIIETGLGFIITLDYDKFREIFQKSRKDRRKKENKNNQVVEFK from the coding sequence TTGAAACTGAAAATCAACAAAAGAAAACTCCTGAGGCGTATTGCAATAACCTTTATTTCAATATTGGTTTTTCTTACCCTGCTGATCCTTAGTCTTAGGCTTCCTGCCGTTCAAAACTTCATCAAAGACAAACTGGTTGTATATCTTGAAAAAAAAATCAAGACCAAAGTAAGCCTGGAAAGGGTTTACATAGGATTTCCGAACAGCCTGATCATGGAAAACCTTTACCTTAAAGGACAGGATGTCGACACCCTTCTAGCCGTTAAAAAGCTGGACGTAGGCTTAAACATGCTGAAGCTTATCAGTTCCACTGCCGACATTACTTCGGTAGATCTTGAAGGAGCCCGCGCCAATGTGGTAAGAAAACCAAACGGGACATTCAATTTCGATTATATTATCAATGCTTTTGCGACCAGTGATAAAGAGGAAAGCCCTTCCAAACCGTTTATTATTTCTCTTGATAAAATCAGTTTAAAAGATATTGGTGTTACCTTCAACGATCAGCAGTCAAGGAATGACATTCAATTATACTTCAAATCGTTTGATACCCGGGTTAAAACTTTTGACCTCAATAAAAATACCTATGCCGTTAATGACATCAATCTCGACGGCCTTAAACTAAAATTAAAACAGGACCTTCTTGAAGAAGTATCTGAAAAAGTAGAGAAAAAGGTAGATTCTCTTAACAATAAAAAGCCGATGAACATTGGCCTCAGAGGCATAAAACTTACCAATTTTGATATTGATTACGGGGATGACAATACCAAAACCTTTGCTAAAGTCCTGTTTAAAGAATTAAGCACGAAGGTTAATAAGCTGGATCTGGAAAACAATGCTTATAATATCTCCAACGTTGTTCTTTCCGGGGCAGACATCAATGCCAATCTTTATCTTCCCGCACAAAATGCCAATCCGAAGGATAAAAAAGAACCTGAAGTATCCAAAGTTTCGGATCAGGATAAAGCCATGAAAATTATACTCGGAAAACTTGTCCTGAATGATGTAAAAGCTGTGTACAATAACACTGCTATTGCCCCCACCAAACAAGGAATGGATTTCAACCATATGAATTTCTCCAAAATGAATATGGAAGTAAGAAGCTTCAAAATGGAGAACAATACTTTTGCAGGCACAGTGAATTCAGCTGAAATTAAAGAAGGAAGAGGCCTGGATATTCAGAAATTCAATACGGATTTTGTGTACCAGAAAAAGCAGGCTTATCTGAAAGACCTTTATCTGCAGACTCCGAAAACGCTGATCCGCGATGAGGTCATCTTAAATTATGAATCGATTGATCAGCTGACCGCCAATCCCGGTGCCGTAAAAATCTCTGCCAACATTAAAAACTCCAGAATAGGTTTCGCAGATATTCTGAATATTGTTCCTACCTTACGGAATACAGTCCCGTTCAGTAAATACCCGAATGCTATCCTGAATGTGAACGCAAATGTTCAGGGAATGGTAAATGACCTTCTGATTAAAGATCTCAAAGTATCAGGTCTGGATCAGTTAAGAGTAAATGCTTCCGGAAGAATCAGAAACGCAATGAAACCTGAAAACCTGTACTATGACCTCAGGATTGCAGAACTTTCCACGGAAGCTAAAACAATTTACAATCTGGTTCCCAAAAATACAATTCCTTCCAATATTGCCCTCCCGTCTCATTTCAGTATCAAGGGTAATGCAAAAGGAACAACCAAAGTCGTCAAAACAGACCTGAACCTCTACTCTACCTTTGGAAACGCAGCCATTGTTGCAGATGTAGATATGAGCAGAAAAAACCGAGAGTTGTATGATGTAAAAGCCAATCTTCAGGCTGTGCAGGTAGGAAAGATTATTAAAAATAAGGATATCGGGCCCATCACGGCACAAATTTCAGCTAAAGGTGAAAGCTTTGATTTCAAAAATGCCAATGCCAATCTGAAAGGTCATGTGGCATCAGCTGTCTACAAAGGTTATCGTTACCAAAATATGGATTTAACGGGAAAAATAAACCGTGGTGTTTACCATATCGTTCTCAATTCAAAAGACCCGAATGCTAATCTGAACTTAATAGCTTCCGGAGTTTATAATGAAAAAAATCCTACCGTAAAAATCAATGGTGAAGTGATCAAGCTTGATGTGAATAAGCTTGGATTCTATGAAAAGCCAATGATCATTGCCGGAAAAATTGATGGTGATTTTTCAAGTCTCAATCCGGACGCCCTGAACGGATATTTAAACCTGAAAGATTTTGCATTTTCAGATACAAAAGAGGTTTATCCTGTACAGGAAGTCAATCTGAAAGCTTCTTCCTCCCAGGATTCCACTAAGATTATTTTCAATTCTCAGATTGCTGATGTTTCGCTGATAGGAAAATATAAACTGACACAAATATTCGGCGCTCTGACGCAAACCATCAATCAATATTATCAGTTTCAGAAGCCCACAAAAGGACAGAAAATTGATCCGGGACAGTTTTTCACATTCAATGCAAAGGTCAAAAATGATGACCTGATCAGGAAATTTGTTCCCGATTTAAAAAGCTTTGAAACAATCAATCTGACAGGAAATTATGATGCCGATTCTCAAAAGATAGAAGTGGACGGACAGATTCCGCAGTTGCTGTACGGTGAAAATTCCCTGGAAAATATTGCGTTAAAAGTAACCAATGAAAATCAGGCGCTCCAGTACAGCCTTAACGCAGGTGCCTTAAAAAGTTCCAGCTTCACCCTGAAAAAAATTGCGGTGACCGGAGATGTCGCGGATAATATCATCAATTACAACGTAACCACAAAAGACGACAAAGATGCCACCCAGTTCCTTATCGCAGGAAATGCAAAATCTTTGAATGATATTACTGAAATTTCTTTGAATCCAAATGGTCTGAAACTTAATTATGCAGACTGGAATGTGGCCGAAAACAATAAAATCCAGATCAGCAGCCAGGGAATTTTAGCGGATAACTTTATCCTGACCAATGGCTCCAGTGAGATTTCACTTCAGTCTGAAACCGAACGCCCAGGCAGCCCTTTGAATGTTACGCTGAAAGATTTTAAAATTGAAACCATTACAGAACTGATCAAAAAAGATACGGTCCTGGCAAGAGGAACCATCAACGGAACCGCACAGCTTAGAGATGTAACAAAAAAGATGACCTTCACTTCTGATCTGAATGTTTCAGACCTGATCGTCTATGGAAGCCCTGTGGGAAATCTTGCCGTAAAAGTGAACAATACTTCACCGAATATTTTAAATGCTGACGTGGCCCTTTCCGGCAACAACAATGATGTAAAAATTCTTGGAGATTACAATACTTCTTCCAGCACATTCGATCTGAATATGGCCATCAATCAGCTTCAGATGAAGAGTATTCAAGGGTTCTCCATGAATGCCATAACAAATACGGAAGGGTATATTTCCGGAAATTTAAAGATTACAGGAAATACAGATCAACCGAATATTTTAGGTAAAGTAAAATTCAATGATGCCGGGCTTGAAATAGCCAAAACAGGCAGCGATTTCAGAAAAATTAATGACGAAATTGATTTTACAAACCGAGGAATTGAATTTAATAAATTCAAAATCAATGATAAGGACGGAAATTCACTTATCATCAACGGACAGGTTCTTACGCAGACGTACAGGGATTTCGCGTTTAACCTCGACGTCAATGCAAAGGATTTCAAAGTAGTGAATTCTGAAAAGTCCAATGATGCCATGATGTATGGAATTCTAGCCATTGATGCGGGACTTCACGTCCGTGGAAACCTGGATCTTCCAAAAGTAGACGGAAGACTTTCAGTTTCCGACGATACGGATTTTACTTTTGTCCTTCCGCAGTCCAGCCCTTCCCTTCAGGAGAGAGACGGAATTGTAGAGTTTATAGACCAGGATCAGGTCGTTTTAAATAAAACCATCGTAGCTGATTCTCTGAAAGCGCAGAGCCGTTTTAAAGGAATGGATGTAAGTGTGAATATTGAAGTAAGCAAGGAAGCGAAATTGTCAATTGTTATTGATAAAGCTAACGGAGATTTTGTAAAACTCCAGGGCGAGGCTGATCTCACCGGCGGCATTGATCCTTCAGGAAAAACCACTCTTGTAGGGGTTTATGAAGTGGAAAAAGGTTCTTATGAACTTTCTGTAAGCCTCCTGAAACGTAAATTCGATATTCAGAAAGGAAGCACCATTACCTGGACCGGAGAACCTACCGCAGCAACAATGGATATTACAGCGGTCTATAAAACAGAAGCCCCACCTATAGACCTTGTGGAACAGCAGGTAAGCGGCGAGGATGCTTCTATCATGAACCAGTTTAAGCAAAGAATACCTTTCAATACCCTGTTAAAAATGAAAGGGGAACTTCTGAAACCACAAATCAGTTTTGATATTACTACTGATGAAAAGAATAATGCTGTTTCCTCTACGGTAACGGATATTGTAGACCAAAAGCTGACGCAGCTCAGAACTCAGGAATCTGAAATGAATAAGCAGGTTTTTGCCCTTCTTTTACTGAACCGTTTCATAGGAGAAAATCCGTTCGAATCCGGTGCGGGAGTATCTGCTGAAATGCTTGCAAGACAGAGTGTAAGTAAAATTCTTTCGCAGCAGCTGAACAATCTTGCCTCCGGCCTGATTAAAGGAGTTGATATAGATTTAGGCCTTGATTCTTCTGAAGACTACTCAAGTGGAGAAAAAAATACCAGAACAGACCTGAATGTTGGGGTAAGCAAAAAATTACTGAATGACCGTCTGAAAGTTTCGGTGGGAAGTAATTTTGCCCTGGAAGGTGAAGCCCGCCAGAATGAAAATATGACGAACATCGCAGGAAATGTTACGGTAGACTACAGCCTTTCCAAAGACGGCAGATACATGCTCCGCGCCTACCGTAAGGATGAATACCAGGTAGCTCTTCAGGGGCAGATCATAGAAACGGGATTAGGATTCATCATCACATTAGACTATGATAAATTCCGTGAGATTTTCCAGAAATCAAGAAAAGACAGACGTAAAAAAGAAAATAAGAATAACCAGGTGGTAGAATTTAAATAA
- a CDS encoding YihY/virulence factor BrkB family protein, with protein MINNIKFFWEVLKDTFAEWNNSSASKDSASLAYYAIFSIPGLLIIIIWIAGNFFGEEAIRGEISNQISGLMGKDVAKSIEGMIAGALIDKQNIFMKIVGIGSLIFGSTTLFFQLQHTLNTLWDVEAAPKKALVKFLLDRANSLGMILILGFLLMITMILSSMISLFNNWITNYFGLETYMLVEFVNFAIGFGLVMLLFALMFKVLPDIRISWKPVWKGALLTTILFTLGKFLLSLYFGNFKPTSTFGAAGTVILIMMWINYSCMLVFFGAEFTKVYNYKKGYKVVLSKHAKWSAAKLYRDSRKDSNDEVKES; from the coding sequence ATGATCAATAATATCAAATTTTTCTGGGAGGTACTTAAAGATACCTTCGCCGAATGGAACAATTCTTCCGCATCAAAAGATTCGGCAAGCCTTGCCTATTATGCGATTTTTTCTATCCCCGGATTATTGATCATTATTATCTGGATCGCCGGAAATTTCTTCGGTGAGGAAGCCATCCGTGGCGAAATCAGCAATCAGATCAGCGGATTAATGGGAAAAGATGTTGCTAAGAGTATTGAAGGAATGATTGCAGGGGCTCTCATTGACAAGCAGAATATTTTCATGAAAATAGTGGGAATCGGGTCTTTGATTTTTGGTTCTACTACTCTATTTTTTCAGCTTCAGCATACTCTCAACACCCTTTGGGATGTGGAAGCAGCCCCTAAAAAAGCATTGGTAAAATTCCTTTTGGACAGAGCCAATTCATTGGGAATGATCCTTATTCTTGGATTTTTACTGATGATTACCATGATCTTGTCTTCAATGATAAGCCTGTTCAACAACTGGATCACCAATTATTTCGGCCTTGAAACCTATATGCTGGTAGAATTCGTGAATTTTGCCATCGGTTTTGGTTTGGTAATGCTTTTATTTGCCCTGATGTTCAAAGTGCTCCCTGATATCAGGATCAGCTGGAAACCGGTATGGAAAGGAGCTTTACTGACTACAATTTTGTTTACGCTGGGTAAATTTTTACTGAGCCTGTATTTCGGTAATTTTAAGCCTACTTCTACTTTCGGAGCGGCGGGAACCGTTATTTTAATAATGATGTGGATTAATTATTCCTGTATGTTGGTTTTTTTCGGAGCCGAGTTTACAAAGGTGTATAATTATAAAAAGGGCTATAAGGTTGTTCTTTCCAAGCATGCAAAATGGAGTGCGGCGAAGCTGTACAGGGATAGCAGAAAAGATAGCAATGATGAGGTGAAAGAGAGTTGA
- a CDS encoding BamA/TamA family outer membrane protein yields MKSRFSIYYRYLFTSGFAAVTLSCSNTRFLKEGQMLYTGGEVKIENDSLSKKEKNELKASLEENLVPKPNSSILGLRPKLYFYNIAKEPKKDKGFNYWLKYKVGEKPVLLGDVDREFNKDIIENYSENKGYFNAKATYDTVSKNKKAKVIYTLRPGGRYLISNVKFQQDSSLVNREIQTLTPKTLLKKGNPFDLDVIKNERERIDNGLKERGFYYFNPDNIIVQADSTVSKNHKVELNVKLKDDTPDLATQQFSIDKVIVFPNYNIQDVKRGKYNVPMNPDSLSKYAYDDIYVIDPQHKFKPKIFDRALYFKKGDLYNRSNHNLTLNRLISLGVFKFVKNEFIVSDSLKHQFDAYYLLTPRQIQSLRLEALGRTNSANYAGSELNLNWTHRNFFRGAEQFKAAVYGAFDFQMGGQEDAKNLFRAGTNVQLSIPRIVAPFRFNSSSAFVPRTNITLGYEFQNRTQLYTLNNFNASFGYVWKENARKEHDLKVIDITLVSPANVTEEFYKQATTPASRRVVDKQLIFGPTYSYTYTNTMLPKANTIYYKGTLDLAGNITGLVTGANVKNDKEKKIFGIPFSQYAKIENDFRFYHKFTEKSSLATRFIGGIAYPYGNSEFIPFSKQFFAGGSNSIRAFRARTLGPGSFDPRTIEKGLLLDQAGDIKLELNAEYRANIYKFLNVAAFVDAGNVWLINSDEHRLGGKFSKDFLSEIAVGAGVGLRLDFSILILRLDLAMPLRVSYYEKGDRWAFDKINFGDSSWRKDNLVLNIAIGYPF; encoded by the coding sequence ATGAAAAGTAGATTTAGTATATATTACAGATATTTGTTCACTTCAGGATTTGCCGCTGTTACTCTTTCATGCAGCAATACAAGATTTCTGAAGGAAGGCCAGATGCTGTATACCGGCGGGGAAGTAAAAATAGAAAATGACAGTCTCTCGAAAAAGGAAAAAAATGAGCTTAAGGCATCACTGGAAGAAAATCTGGTTCCCAAGCCCAATTCTTCCATATTAGGCCTGCGTCCGAAACTGTATTTTTACAATATTGCCAAAGAACCTAAAAAGGATAAAGGCTTCAATTACTGGCTGAAATACAAAGTAGGTGAAAAACCTGTTTTACTGGGAGATGTTGACCGTGAATTCAACAAAGACATCATTGAAAATTATTCTGAAAACAAAGGATATTTCAATGCAAAAGCCACTTATGATACCGTTTCTAAAAATAAAAAGGCCAAGGTTATTTATACTTTAAGACCCGGCGGAAGATATCTGATAAGCAATGTGAAATTCCAGCAGGATTCTTCGCTTGTTAACAGAGAAATTCAGACTTTAACTCCAAAAACCTTACTTAAAAAAGGAAATCCTTTTGATCTTGATGTCATTAAAAATGAAAGGGAGCGTATCGATAATGGTTTAAAGGAAAGAGGGTTCTATTATTTCAATCCTGACAATATTATTGTTCAGGCAGACAGTACGGTAAGTAAGAATCATAAGGTGGAACTTAATGTAAAATTAAAGGATGACACTCCGGATCTCGCCACGCAACAGTTCAGTATTGACAAAGTAATCGTCTTTCCAAATTATAATATCCAGGATGTAAAAAGAGGCAAATATAATGTTCCGATGAATCCGGATTCTCTTTCCAAATATGCATATGATGATATTTATGTGATCGATCCTCAACATAAATTTAAACCGAAAATCTTCGACAGGGCTTTATATTTTAAGAAAGGAGATCTCTATAACCGTTCCAATCACAATCTTACGCTTAACCGCCTGATCAGTCTGGGGGTTTTCAAATTTGTAAAGAATGAATTCATTGTTTCGGATTCATTGAAACACCAGTTTGATGCTTATTATTTATTGACTCCGAGGCAGATCCAGTCGCTCAGACTTGAAGCTCTGGGACGAACCAACTCAGCCAATTATGCTGGTAGCGAATTAAATTTAAACTGGACCCACCGGAATTTCTTCAGAGGAGCCGAACAGTTTAAAGCAGCTGTTTACGGAGCTTTTGATTTCCAGATGGGCGGACAGGAAGATGCCAAGAATCTTTTCCGCGCAGGAACGAATGTCCAGCTTTCGATACCAAGGATTGTTGCGCCTTTCCGTTTCAATTCTTCGAGCGCCTTTGTTCCGAGAACGAATATTACTTTAGGTTATGAGTTTCAGAACCGTACCCAGCTTTATACTCTTAATAATTTTAATGCTTCATTCGGGTATGTATGGAAGGAAAATGCAAGAAAGGAACATGACCTGAAGGTTATTGACATTACCCTGGTTTCTCCTGCCAATGTAACAGAGGAATTTTATAAACAGGCAACCACTCCTGCCTCACGAAGAGTAGTAGATAAACAGTTAATTTTCGGACCTACCTATTCGTATACGTATACCAATACAATGCTTCCAAAAGCAAATACGATCTATTATAAAGGTACGTTGGATCTTGCAGGAAACATCACCGGTCTGGTGACAGGAGCCAATGTGAAAAATGATAAGGAGAAAAAGATCTTCGGCATCCCGTTCAGCCAATATGCAAAAATTGAAAACGATTTCAGGTTCTATCATAAATTTACAGAGAAAAGCTCTTTGGCAACCAGATTTATCGGGGGGATAGCCTATCCTTACGGGAATTCTGAATTTATTCCTTTTTCCAAGCAATTTTTTGCAGGAGGAAGCAACAGTATCCGTGCTTTCCGTGCAAGAACTTTAGGCCCTGGAAGCTTTGATCCCCGGACTATTGAAAAGGGCCTTCTATTGGATCAGGCGGGAGACATCAAACTGGAATTGAATGCGGAATACCGTGCCAATATCTATAAATTCTTGAATGTTGCTGCTTTTGTAGATGCCGGAAACGTTTGGCTGATTAATTCAGATGAGCACAGACTCGGGGGTAAATTTTCAAAAGATTTTTTAAGTGAAATTGCCGTTGGAGCCGGAGTTGGTCTGAGACTTGATTTCTCTATCTTAATTTTAAGACTGGATCTTGCCATGCCTTTGCGTGTTTCTTATTATGAAAAAGGAGACCGATGGGCGTTTGACAAGATCAACTTCGGAGATTCAAGCTGGAGAAAAGATAATTTAGTTTTAAACATAGCCATAGGATATCCTTTCTAA
- a CDS encoding cytochrome c produces MKKRTPISIYIATTIGLTIMAFEMFAGDSGYFSSPFFWALIVIAVILLMIMNSIGDLIENENFSRLSEEEKKEYLAEKSIPYYQKLWNSAFKKQSATEEKDILIDHGFDGITELDNSLPKWWIGLFWFGCIFCVVYLTAFAFTEYAHPEVEYDKEVKTMLASIAEYEKTAPQINLETAKYSADNIAEGQELFKTNCVTCHSDGGKGGIGPNLTDTHWINIKEKSLFKNVFWMLENGSPNNPTMRPFIKEGTITGRDAEKIAAYIYHINQETSPITPAQGGAAPQGEEVKWENGNN; encoded by the coding sequence ATGAAAAAGAGAACCCCTATTTCAATATACATCGCAACAACGATAGGACTAACGATCATGGCGTTTGAAATGTTCGCCGGAGATTCAGGTTATTTTTCCTCCCCGTTTTTCTGGGCGCTTATCGTGATTGCCGTGATTCTTCTGATGATTATGAACTCCATAGGTGACCTGATTGAAAATGAAAACTTCAGCAGATTATCGGAGGAAGAAAAGAAAGAATATCTGGCGGAGAAAAGTATTCCCTATTACCAGAAACTTTGGAATTCGGCATTCAAAAAGCAGTCTGCTACAGAAGAAAAAGACATTCTGATCGACCATGGTTTCGATGGAATCACAGAGCTGGACAACTCACTTCCAAAATGGTGGATTGGCCTGTTCTGGTTCGGATGCATATTCTGCGTAGTCTATCTCACTGCTTTTGCGTTTACGGAATATGCCCATCCTGAAGTGGAATATGATAAAGAAGTAAAAACAATGCTGGCATCCATAGCCGAATATGAAAAAACAGCACCCCAGATTAACCTGGAAACAGCAAAATACAGCGCAGACAATATTGCAGAAGGCCAGGAACTTTTCAAAACCAACTGTGTAACCTGTCATAGCGACGGCGGAAAAGGAGGTATCGGCCCGAACCTTACGGACACCCACTGGATCAACATCAAAGAAAAAAGCCTTTTTAAAAATGTTTTCTGGATGCTTGAAAACGGTTCACCCAATAATCCTACCATGAGACCTTTCATCAAGGAAGGAACCATTACAGGAAGAGATGCTGAGAAAATTGCAGCCTACATTTACCATATTAATCAGGAAACTTCCCCTATCACTCCGGCTCAGGGCGGTGCTGCCCCTCAGGGTGAGGAAGTGAAATGGGAGAACGGAAACAATTAA